One genomic window of Etheostoma spectabile isolate EspeVRDwgs_2016 chromosome 7, UIUC_Espe_1.0, whole genome shotgun sequence includes the following:
- the LOC116691967 gene encoding membrane cofactor protein isoform X9, whose amino-acid sequence MFVTYFLLLSSLGLAIVTQAQDCSKPAGGDNMSLKGDDILLQTFPDGRRVTFACNVGYMTIGGSGFITCNAGTWTTLTLKCDRKECGPAEEVENGNIDYPQGTQFGDKLVVTCNTGYNMVPFGKGEVLCGAQGWMDRLPVCEVVTCEPPSMVDNGSFRPVKDSYDYREVVQYRCQDGYTLSGSNSISCSEHGKFGSAPTCIVVQCEELKIDNARQVEGSRPPHGYRATVTYECMSGYVLEGGRTLTCGIDSQWVPGLPTCRRKADPATPPTPPTTTTTTTTTTTTHSPPTPPGNHGQNVAIGVCVCLVSITVLYLQHY is encoded by the exons ATGTTTGTCACTTACTTCCTACTACTGAGCAGTCTCGGCCTTGCCATTGTAACTCAAG CTCAAGACTGCTCCAAACCTGCAGGAGGAGACAACATGAGCTTGAAGGGCGATGACATTCTTTTACAAACATTCCCAGATGGGAGGCGAGTGACTTTTGCCTGCAATGTTGGCTATATGACTATAGGAGGGTCTGGGTTCATTACTTGTAACGCTGGCACCTGGACTACTCTGACGCTGAAATGCGATA ggaaagAGTGTGGCCCTGCTGAGGAAGTGGAGAATGGAAACATTGATTACCCTCAAGGGACACAGTTCGGTGATAAACTAGTGGTCACTTGCAACACAGG CTACAACATGGTCCCCTTCGGTAAAGGTGAAGTCCTTTGTGGAGCCCAAGGGTGGATGGACAGGTTGCCTGTGTGTGAAG TGGTAACTTGTGAACCGCCATCTATGGTAGACAATGGCAGTTTCCGTCCAGTCAAAGATTCCTACGACTATAGAGAAGTTGTACAGTACAGGTGTCAAGATGGTTACACACTTTCTGGATCCAATTCAATATCATGTTCAGAACATGGGAAATTTGGCTCTGCTCCAACGTGTATCG TGGTTCAATGTGAGGAGCTTAAAATAGACAATGCTCGCCAGGTTGAGGGTTCTCGACCCCCTCATGGATACAGGGCTACGGTGACATACGAGTGCATGTCTGGGTATGTTTTGGAAGGAGGACGCACCCTGACGTGTGGAATAGATAGTCAGTGGGTCCCTGGACTTCCAACATGTCGAA GAAAGGCAGACCCAGCtacgccccccaccccccccactaccactaccaccaccaccaccaccaccacaacacattCTCCCCCAACACCACCAG gcaaTCATGGACAGAATGTGGCTATaggcgtgtgtgtttgtcttg tAAGCATCACAGTCCTGTATCTCCAACACTACTAG
- the LOC116691967 gene encoding membrane cofactor protein isoform X4 encodes MFVTYFLLLSSLGLAIVTQAQDCSKPAGGDNMSLKGDDILLQTFPDGRRVTFACNVGYMTIGGSGFITCNAGTWTTLTLKCDRKECGPAEEVENGNIDYPQGTQFGDKLVVTCNTGYNMVPFGKGEVLCGAQGWMDRLPVCEVVTCEPPSMVDNGSFRPVKDSYDYREVVQYRCQDGYTLSGSNSISCSEHGKFGSAPTCIVVQCEELKIDNARQVEGSRPPHGYRATVTYECMSGYVLEGGRTLTCGIDSQWVPGLPTCRRKADPATPPTPPTTTTTTTTTTTTHSPPTPPAQSSTTYAARTATTSEPCNHGQNVAIGVCVCLVVLSVVVGVVLYMKKKQRKHHSPVSPTLLEETRAG; translated from the exons ATGTTTGTCACTTACTTCCTACTACTGAGCAGTCTCGGCCTTGCCATTGTAACTCAAG CTCAAGACTGCTCCAAACCTGCAGGAGGAGACAACATGAGCTTGAAGGGCGATGACATTCTTTTACAAACATTCCCAGATGGGAGGCGAGTGACTTTTGCCTGCAATGTTGGCTATATGACTATAGGAGGGTCTGGGTTCATTACTTGTAACGCTGGCACCTGGACTACTCTGACGCTGAAATGCGATA ggaaagAGTGTGGCCCTGCTGAGGAAGTGGAGAATGGAAACATTGATTACCCTCAAGGGACACAGTTCGGTGATAAACTAGTGGTCACTTGCAACACAGG CTACAACATGGTCCCCTTCGGTAAAGGTGAAGTCCTTTGTGGAGCCCAAGGGTGGATGGACAGGTTGCCTGTGTGTGAAG TGGTAACTTGTGAACCGCCATCTATGGTAGACAATGGCAGTTTCCGTCCAGTCAAAGATTCCTACGACTATAGAGAAGTTGTACAGTACAGGTGTCAAGATGGTTACACACTTTCTGGATCCAATTCAATATCATGTTCAGAACATGGGAAATTTGGCTCTGCTCCAACGTGTATCG TGGTTCAATGTGAGGAGCTTAAAATAGACAATGCTCGCCAGGTTGAGGGTTCTCGACCCCCTCATGGATACAGGGCTACGGTGACATACGAGTGCATGTCTGGGTATGTTTTGGAAGGAGGACGCACCCTGACGTGTGGAATAGATAGTCAGTGGGTCCCTGGACTTCCAACATGTCGAA GAAAGGCAGACCCAGCtacgccccccaccccccccactaccactaccaccaccaccaccaccaccacaacacattCTCCCCCAACACCACCAG CACAGTCTTCCACCACATATGCAGCCCGCACTGCTACCACCTCTGAGCCCT gcaaTCATGGACAGAATGTGGCTATaggcgtgtgtgtttgtcttg TCGTCCTATCTGTGGTTGTTGGAGTCGTGTTAtacatgaagaaaaaacaacg tAAGCATCACAGTCCTGTATCTCCAACACTACTAGAAGAAACAAGGGCTGGTTGA
- the LOC116691967 gene encoding membrane cofactor protein isoform X7, translated as MFVTYFLLLSSLGLAIVTQAQDCSKPAGGDNMSLKGDDILLQTFPDGRRVTFACNVGYMTIGGSGFITCNAGTWTTLTLKCDRKECGPAEEVENGNIDYPQGTQFGDKLVVTCNTGYNMVPFGKGEVLCGAQGWMDRLPVCEVVTCEPPSMVDNGSFRPVKDSYDYREVVQYRCQDGYTLSGSNSISCSEHGKFGSAPTCIVVQCEELKIDNARQVEGSRPPHGYRATVTYECMSGYVLEGGRTLTCGIDSQWVPGLPTCRRKADPATPPTPPTTTTTTTTTTTTHSPPTPPAAQSSTTYAARTATTSEPCNHGQNVAIGVCVCLVSITVLYLQHY; from the exons ATGTTTGTCACTTACTTCCTACTACTGAGCAGTCTCGGCCTTGCCATTGTAACTCAAG CTCAAGACTGCTCCAAACCTGCAGGAGGAGACAACATGAGCTTGAAGGGCGATGACATTCTTTTACAAACATTCCCAGATGGGAGGCGAGTGACTTTTGCCTGCAATGTTGGCTATATGACTATAGGAGGGTCTGGGTTCATTACTTGTAACGCTGGCACCTGGACTACTCTGACGCTGAAATGCGATA ggaaagAGTGTGGCCCTGCTGAGGAAGTGGAGAATGGAAACATTGATTACCCTCAAGGGACACAGTTCGGTGATAAACTAGTGGTCACTTGCAACACAGG CTACAACATGGTCCCCTTCGGTAAAGGTGAAGTCCTTTGTGGAGCCCAAGGGTGGATGGACAGGTTGCCTGTGTGTGAAG TGGTAACTTGTGAACCGCCATCTATGGTAGACAATGGCAGTTTCCGTCCAGTCAAAGATTCCTACGACTATAGAGAAGTTGTACAGTACAGGTGTCAAGATGGTTACACACTTTCTGGATCCAATTCAATATCATGTTCAGAACATGGGAAATTTGGCTCTGCTCCAACGTGTATCG TGGTTCAATGTGAGGAGCTTAAAATAGACAATGCTCGCCAGGTTGAGGGTTCTCGACCCCCTCATGGATACAGGGCTACGGTGACATACGAGTGCATGTCTGGGTATGTTTTGGAAGGAGGACGCACCCTGACGTGTGGAATAGATAGTCAGTGGGTCCCTGGACTTCCAACATGTCGAA GAAAGGCAGACCCAGCtacgccccccaccccccccactaccactaccaccaccaccaccaccaccacaacacattCTCCCCCAACACCACCAG CAGCACAGTCTTCCACCACATATGCAGCCCGCACTGCTACCACCTCTGAGCCCT gcaaTCATGGACAGAATGTGGCTATaggcgtgtgtgtttgtcttg tAAGCATCACAGTCCTGTATCTCCAACACTACTAG
- the LOC116691967 gene encoding membrane cofactor protein isoform X6 produces MFVTYFLLLSSLGLAIVTQAQDCSKPAGGDNMSLKGDDILLQTFPDGRRVTFACNVGYMTIGGSGFITCNAGTWTTLTLKCDRKECGPAEEVENGNIDYPQGTQFGDKLVVTCNTGYNMVPFGKGEVLCGAQGWMDRLPVCEVVTCEPPSMVDNGSFRPVKDSYDYREVVQYRCQDGYTLSGSNSISCSEHGKFGSAPTCIVVQCEELKIDNARQVEGSRPPHGYRATVTYECMSGYVLEGGRTLTCGIDSQWVPGLPTCRRKADPATPPTPPTTTTTTTTTTTTHSPPTPPGNHGQNVAIGVCVCLVVLSVVVGVVLYMKKKQRKHHSPVSPTLLEETRAG; encoded by the exons ATGTTTGTCACTTACTTCCTACTACTGAGCAGTCTCGGCCTTGCCATTGTAACTCAAG CTCAAGACTGCTCCAAACCTGCAGGAGGAGACAACATGAGCTTGAAGGGCGATGACATTCTTTTACAAACATTCCCAGATGGGAGGCGAGTGACTTTTGCCTGCAATGTTGGCTATATGACTATAGGAGGGTCTGGGTTCATTACTTGTAACGCTGGCACCTGGACTACTCTGACGCTGAAATGCGATA ggaaagAGTGTGGCCCTGCTGAGGAAGTGGAGAATGGAAACATTGATTACCCTCAAGGGACACAGTTCGGTGATAAACTAGTGGTCACTTGCAACACAGG CTACAACATGGTCCCCTTCGGTAAAGGTGAAGTCCTTTGTGGAGCCCAAGGGTGGATGGACAGGTTGCCTGTGTGTGAAG TGGTAACTTGTGAACCGCCATCTATGGTAGACAATGGCAGTTTCCGTCCAGTCAAAGATTCCTACGACTATAGAGAAGTTGTACAGTACAGGTGTCAAGATGGTTACACACTTTCTGGATCCAATTCAATATCATGTTCAGAACATGGGAAATTTGGCTCTGCTCCAACGTGTATCG TGGTTCAATGTGAGGAGCTTAAAATAGACAATGCTCGCCAGGTTGAGGGTTCTCGACCCCCTCATGGATACAGGGCTACGGTGACATACGAGTGCATGTCTGGGTATGTTTTGGAAGGAGGACGCACCCTGACGTGTGGAATAGATAGTCAGTGGGTCCCTGGACTTCCAACATGTCGAA GAAAGGCAGACCCAGCtacgccccccaccccccccactaccactaccaccaccaccaccaccaccacaacacattCTCCCCCAACACCACCAG gcaaTCATGGACAGAATGTGGCTATaggcgtgtgtgtttgtcttg TCGTCCTATCTGTGGTTGTTGGAGTCGTGTTAtacatgaagaaaaaacaacg tAAGCATCACAGTCCTGTATCTCCAACACTACTAGAAGAAACAAGGGCTGGTTGA
- the LOC116691967 gene encoding membrane cofactor protein isoform X8: protein MFVTYFLLLSSLGLAIVTQAQDCSKPAGGDNMSLKGDDILLQTFPDGRRVTFACNVGYMTIGGSGFITCNAGTWTTLTLKCDRKECGPAEEVENGNIDYPQGTQFGDKLVVTCNTGYNMVPFGKGEVLCGAQGWMDRLPVCEVVTCEPPSMVDNGSFRPVKDSYDYREVVQYRCQDGYTLSGSNSISCSEHGKFGSAPTCIVVQCEELKIDNARQVEGSRPPHGYRATVTYECMSGYVLEGGRTLTCGIDSQWVPGLPTCRRKADPATPPTPPTTTTTTTTTTTTHSPPTPPAQSSTTYAARTATTSEPCNHGQNVAIGVCVCLVSITVLYLQHY, encoded by the exons ATGTTTGTCACTTACTTCCTACTACTGAGCAGTCTCGGCCTTGCCATTGTAACTCAAG CTCAAGACTGCTCCAAACCTGCAGGAGGAGACAACATGAGCTTGAAGGGCGATGACATTCTTTTACAAACATTCCCAGATGGGAGGCGAGTGACTTTTGCCTGCAATGTTGGCTATATGACTATAGGAGGGTCTGGGTTCATTACTTGTAACGCTGGCACCTGGACTACTCTGACGCTGAAATGCGATA ggaaagAGTGTGGCCCTGCTGAGGAAGTGGAGAATGGAAACATTGATTACCCTCAAGGGACACAGTTCGGTGATAAACTAGTGGTCACTTGCAACACAGG CTACAACATGGTCCCCTTCGGTAAAGGTGAAGTCCTTTGTGGAGCCCAAGGGTGGATGGACAGGTTGCCTGTGTGTGAAG TGGTAACTTGTGAACCGCCATCTATGGTAGACAATGGCAGTTTCCGTCCAGTCAAAGATTCCTACGACTATAGAGAAGTTGTACAGTACAGGTGTCAAGATGGTTACACACTTTCTGGATCCAATTCAATATCATGTTCAGAACATGGGAAATTTGGCTCTGCTCCAACGTGTATCG TGGTTCAATGTGAGGAGCTTAAAATAGACAATGCTCGCCAGGTTGAGGGTTCTCGACCCCCTCATGGATACAGGGCTACGGTGACATACGAGTGCATGTCTGGGTATGTTTTGGAAGGAGGACGCACCCTGACGTGTGGAATAGATAGTCAGTGGGTCCCTGGACTTCCAACATGTCGAA GAAAGGCAGACCCAGCtacgccccccaccccccccactaccactaccaccaccaccaccaccaccacaacacattCTCCCCCAACACCACCAG CACAGTCTTCCACCACATATGCAGCCCGCACTGCTACCACCTCTGAGCCCT gcaaTCATGGACAGAATGTGGCTATaggcgtgtgtgtttgtcttg tAAGCATCACAGTCCTGTATCTCCAACACTACTAG
- the LOC116691967 gene encoding membrane cofactor protein isoform X3 has product MFVTYFLLLSSLGLAIVTQAQDCSKPAGGDNMSLKGDDILLQTFPDGRRVTFACNVGYMTIGGSGFITCNAGTWTTLTLKCDRKECGPAEEVENGNIDYPQGTQFGDKLVVTCNTGYNMVPFGKGEVLCGAQGWMDRLPVCEVVTCEPPSMVDNGSFRPVKDSYDYREVVQYRCQDGYTLSGSNSISCSEHGKFGSAPTCIVVQCEELKIDNARQVEGSRPPHGYRATVTYECMSGYVLEGGRTLTCGIDSQWVPGLPTCRRKADPATPPTPPTTTTTTTTTTTTHSPPTPPAAQSSTTYAARTATTSEPCNHGQNVAIGVCVCLVVLSVVVGVVLYMKKKQRKHHSPVSPTLLEETRAG; this is encoded by the exons ATGTTTGTCACTTACTTCCTACTACTGAGCAGTCTCGGCCTTGCCATTGTAACTCAAG CTCAAGACTGCTCCAAACCTGCAGGAGGAGACAACATGAGCTTGAAGGGCGATGACATTCTTTTACAAACATTCCCAGATGGGAGGCGAGTGACTTTTGCCTGCAATGTTGGCTATATGACTATAGGAGGGTCTGGGTTCATTACTTGTAACGCTGGCACCTGGACTACTCTGACGCTGAAATGCGATA ggaaagAGTGTGGCCCTGCTGAGGAAGTGGAGAATGGAAACATTGATTACCCTCAAGGGACACAGTTCGGTGATAAACTAGTGGTCACTTGCAACACAGG CTACAACATGGTCCCCTTCGGTAAAGGTGAAGTCCTTTGTGGAGCCCAAGGGTGGATGGACAGGTTGCCTGTGTGTGAAG TGGTAACTTGTGAACCGCCATCTATGGTAGACAATGGCAGTTTCCGTCCAGTCAAAGATTCCTACGACTATAGAGAAGTTGTACAGTACAGGTGTCAAGATGGTTACACACTTTCTGGATCCAATTCAATATCATGTTCAGAACATGGGAAATTTGGCTCTGCTCCAACGTGTATCG TGGTTCAATGTGAGGAGCTTAAAATAGACAATGCTCGCCAGGTTGAGGGTTCTCGACCCCCTCATGGATACAGGGCTACGGTGACATACGAGTGCATGTCTGGGTATGTTTTGGAAGGAGGACGCACCCTGACGTGTGGAATAGATAGTCAGTGGGTCCCTGGACTTCCAACATGTCGAA GAAAGGCAGACCCAGCtacgccccccaccccccccactaccactaccaccaccaccaccaccaccacaacacattCTCCCCCAACACCACCAG CAGCACAGTCTTCCACCACATATGCAGCCCGCACTGCTACCACCTCTGAGCCCT gcaaTCATGGACAGAATGTGGCTATaggcgtgtgtgtttgtcttg TCGTCCTATCTGTGGTTGTTGGAGTCGTGTTAtacatgaagaaaaaacaacg tAAGCATCACAGTCCTGTATCTCCAACACTACTAGAAGAAACAAGGGCTGGTTGA
- the LOC116691967 gene encoding membrane cofactor protein isoform X1, whose amino-acid sequence MFVTYFLLLSSLGLAIVTQAQDCSKPAGGDNMSLKGDDILLQTFPDGRRVTFACNVGYMTIGGSGFITCNAGTWTTLTLKCDRKECGPAEEVENGNIDYPQGTQFGDKLVVTCNTGYNMVPFGKGEVLCGAQGWMDRLPVCEVVTCEPPSMVDNGSFRPVKDSYDYREVVQYRCQDGYTLSGSNSISCSEHGKFGSAPTCIVVQCEELKIDNARQVEGSRPPHGYRATVTYECMSGYVLEGGRTLTCGIDSQWVPGLPTCRRKADPATPPTPPTTTTTTTTTTTTHSPPTPPAAQSSTTYAARTATTSEPCNHGQNVAIGVCVCLVVLSVVVGVVLYMKKKQRTRRDSPDKTKADVELPLRG is encoded by the exons ATGTTTGTCACTTACTTCCTACTACTGAGCAGTCTCGGCCTTGCCATTGTAACTCAAG CTCAAGACTGCTCCAAACCTGCAGGAGGAGACAACATGAGCTTGAAGGGCGATGACATTCTTTTACAAACATTCCCAGATGGGAGGCGAGTGACTTTTGCCTGCAATGTTGGCTATATGACTATAGGAGGGTCTGGGTTCATTACTTGTAACGCTGGCACCTGGACTACTCTGACGCTGAAATGCGATA ggaaagAGTGTGGCCCTGCTGAGGAAGTGGAGAATGGAAACATTGATTACCCTCAAGGGACACAGTTCGGTGATAAACTAGTGGTCACTTGCAACACAGG CTACAACATGGTCCCCTTCGGTAAAGGTGAAGTCCTTTGTGGAGCCCAAGGGTGGATGGACAGGTTGCCTGTGTGTGAAG TGGTAACTTGTGAACCGCCATCTATGGTAGACAATGGCAGTTTCCGTCCAGTCAAAGATTCCTACGACTATAGAGAAGTTGTACAGTACAGGTGTCAAGATGGTTACACACTTTCTGGATCCAATTCAATATCATGTTCAGAACATGGGAAATTTGGCTCTGCTCCAACGTGTATCG TGGTTCAATGTGAGGAGCTTAAAATAGACAATGCTCGCCAGGTTGAGGGTTCTCGACCCCCTCATGGATACAGGGCTACGGTGACATACGAGTGCATGTCTGGGTATGTTTTGGAAGGAGGACGCACCCTGACGTGTGGAATAGATAGTCAGTGGGTCCCTGGACTTCCAACATGTCGAA GAAAGGCAGACCCAGCtacgccccccaccccccccactaccactaccaccaccaccaccaccaccacaacacattCTCCCCCAACACCACCAG CAGCACAGTCTTCCACCACATATGCAGCCCGCACTGCTACCACCTCTGAGCCCT gcaaTCATGGACAGAATGTGGCTATaggcgtgtgtgtttgtcttg TCGTCCTATCTGTGGTTGTTGGAGTCGTGTTAtacatgaagaaaaaacaacg CACTCGGAGAGACTCTCCCGACAAAACGAAAGCGGATGTAGAACTCCCGTTACGAGGATAG
- the LOC116691967 gene encoding membrane cofactor protein isoform X5, translating into MFVTYFLLLSSLGLAIVTQAQDCSKPAGGDNMSLKGDDILLQTFPDGRRVTFACNVGYMTIGGSGFITCNAGTWTTLTLKCDRKECGPAEEVENGNIDYPQGTQFGDKLVVTCNTGYNMVPFGKGEVLCGAQGWMDRLPVCEVVTCEPPSMVDNGSFRPVKDSYDYREVVQYRCQDGYTLSGSNSISCSEHGKFGSAPTCIVVQCEELKIDNARQVEGSRPPHGYRATVTYECMSGYVLEGGRTLTCGIDSQWVPGLPTCRRKADPATPPTPPTTTTTTTTTTTTHSPPTPPGNHGQNVAIGVCVCLVVLSVVVGVVLYMKKKQRTRRDSPDKTKADVELPLRG; encoded by the exons ATGTTTGTCACTTACTTCCTACTACTGAGCAGTCTCGGCCTTGCCATTGTAACTCAAG CTCAAGACTGCTCCAAACCTGCAGGAGGAGACAACATGAGCTTGAAGGGCGATGACATTCTTTTACAAACATTCCCAGATGGGAGGCGAGTGACTTTTGCCTGCAATGTTGGCTATATGACTATAGGAGGGTCTGGGTTCATTACTTGTAACGCTGGCACCTGGACTACTCTGACGCTGAAATGCGATA ggaaagAGTGTGGCCCTGCTGAGGAAGTGGAGAATGGAAACATTGATTACCCTCAAGGGACACAGTTCGGTGATAAACTAGTGGTCACTTGCAACACAGG CTACAACATGGTCCCCTTCGGTAAAGGTGAAGTCCTTTGTGGAGCCCAAGGGTGGATGGACAGGTTGCCTGTGTGTGAAG TGGTAACTTGTGAACCGCCATCTATGGTAGACAATGGCAGTTTCCGTCCAGTCAAAGATTCCTACGACTATAGAGAAGTTGTACAGTACAGGTGTCAAGATGGTTACACACTTTCTGGATCCAATTCAATATCATGTTCAGAACATGGGAAATTTGGCTCTGCTCCAACGTGTATCG TGGTTCAATGTGAGGAGCTTAAAATAGACAATGCTCGCCAGGTTGAGGGTTCTCGACCCCCTCATGGATACAGGGCTACGGTGACATACGAGTGCATGTCTGGGTATGTTTTGGAAGGAGGACGCACCCTGACGTGTGGAATAGATAGTCAGTGGGTCCCTGGACTTCCAACATGTCGAA GAAAGGCAGACCCAGCtacgccccccaccccccccactaccactaccaccaccaccaccaccaccacaacacattCTCCCCCAACACCACCAG gcaaTCATGGACAGAATGTGGCTATaggcgtgtgtgtttgtcttg TCGTCCTATCTGTGGTTGTTGGAGTCGTGTTAtacatgaagaaaaaacaacg CACTCGGAGAGACTCTCCCGACAAAACGAAAGCGGATGTAGAACTCCCGTTACGAGGATAG
- the LOC116691967 gene encoding membrane cofactor protein isoform X2, whose product MFVTYFLLLSSLGLAIVTQAQDCSKPAGGDNMSLKGDDILLQTFPDGRRVTFACNVGYMTIGGSGFITCNAGTWTTLTLKCDRKECGPAEEVENGNIDYPQGTQFGDKLVVTCNTGYNMVPFGKGEVLCGAQGWMDRLPVCEVVTCEPPSMVDNGSFRPVKDSYDYREVVQYRCQDGYTLSGSNSISCSEHGKFGSAPTCIVVQCEELKIDNARQVEGSRPPHGYRATVTYECMSGYVLEGGRTLTCGIDSQWVPGLPTCRRKADPATPPTPPTTTTTTTTTTTTHSPPTPPAQSSTTYAARTATTSEPCNHGQNVAIGVCVCLVVLSVVVGVVLYMKKKQRTRRDSPDKTKADVELPLRG is encoded by the exons ATGTTTGTCACTTACTTCCTACTACTGAGCAGTCTCGGCCTTGCCATTGTAACTCAAG CTCAAGACTGCTCCAAACCTGCAGGAGGAGACAACATGAGCTTGAAGGGCGATGACATTCTTTTACAAACATTCCCAGATGGGAGGCGAGTGACTTTTGCCTGCAATGTTGGCTATATGACTATAGGAGGGTCTGGGTTCATTACTTGTAACGCTGGCACCTGGACTACTCTGACGCTGAAATGCGATA ggaaagAGTGTGGCCCTGCTGAGGAAGTGGAGAATGGAAACATTGATTACCCTCAAGGGACACAGTTCGGTGATAAACTAGTGGTCACTTGCAACACAGG CTACAACATGGTCCCCTTCGGTAAAGGTGAAGTCCTTTGTGGAGCCCAAGGGTGGATGGACAGGTTGCCTGTGTGTGAAG TGGTAACTTGTGAACCGCCATCTATGGTAGACAATGGCAGTTTCCGTCCAGTCAAAGATTCCTACGACTATAGAGAAGTTGTACAGTACAGGTGTCAAGATGGTTACACACTTTCTGGATCCAATTCAATATCATGTTCAGAACATGGGAAATTTGGCTCTGCTCCAACGTGTATCG TGGTTCAATGTGAGGAGCTTAAAATAGACAATGCTCGCCAGGTTGAGGGTTCTCGACCCCCTCATGGATACAGGGCTACGGTGACATACGAGTGCATGTCTGGGTATGTTTTGGAAGGAGGACGCACCCTGACGTGTGGAATAGATAGTCAGTGGGTCCCTGGACTTCCAACATGTCGAA GAAAGGCAGACCCAGCtacgccccccaccccccccactaccactaccaccaccaccaccaccaccacaacacattCTCCCCCAACACCACCAG CACAGTCTTCCACCACATATGCAGCCCGCACTGCTACCACCTCTGAGCCCT gcaaTCATGGACAGAATGTGGCTATaggcgtgtgtgtttgtcttg TCGTCCTATCTGTGGTTGTTGGAGTCGTGTTAtacatgaagaaaaaacaacg CACTCGGAGAGACTCTCCCGACAAAACGAAAGCGGATGTAGAACTCCCGTTACGAGGATAG